Part of the Halalkalibacter krulwichiae genome is shown below.
GTCTCCTGTCGTTCTTTGTTGCTTCACTTTTTCTTTCAACTCTTCGTTTTCTTTGACTACTTTTATATAATCATCAACAATATTTACAGCTGTCAATACAGCTAAACGTGTAGTATCAAGATAAGGATTTCGTTTGCGTATTTCTCTCATCTTTTGATCAACTGTTTGAGCCACTTCCCTTACATGGGAGG
Proteins encoded:
- the zapA gene encoding cell division protein ZapA encodes the protein MGGFSVSKRSEKQRVTVSIYGQQYTVVGQESPSHVREVAQTVDQKMREIRKRNPYLDTTRLAVLTAVNIVDDYIKVVKENEELKEKVKQQRTTGDE